The proteins below come from a single Drosophila miranda strain MSH22 chromosome Y unlocalized genomic scaffold, D.miranda_PacBio2.1 Contig_Y1_pilon, whole genome shotgun sequence genomic window:
- the LOC117189333 gene encoding kinesin-like protein Klp61F — MDTSNNVRLQLQQQQARKSNQNIQVYVRVRPLNPRERCIRSAEVVDVLNPREILTRHTLDSKLTKKFTFDRSFGPASKQCDVYAVVVSPLIEEVLSGYNCTLPRPKQTPPHLGGRTSSHSKRHYNPTTNVAEEARPIQ, encoded by the exons ATGGACACATCGAACAACGTACGCCTGCaacttcagcagcagcaggcacgcAAATCGAATCAAAACATTCAGGTCTATGTACGCGTTAG GCCGCTGAATCCACGCGAGCGATGCATACGCTCCGCAGAGGTTGTGGATGTGCTCAATCCACGCGAGATCCTCACACGCCACACCCTCGACTCGAAGTTGACGAAGAAGTTTACGTTTGATCGGAGCTTCGGCCCCGCGTCCAAGCAATGCGATGTCTATGCGGTGGTGGTGTCGCCCCTGATCGAAGAGGTGCTAAGCGGCTACAATTGTACGCTTCCAAggccaaaacaaacacctcctcatctgggtggccggaccagcagccactcaaaaCGCCATTACAATCCGacgacgaacgtggccgaggaggccaggccaatacaATGA